From the Deltaproteobacteria bacterium genome, one window contains:
- a CDS encoding HEPN domain-containing protein, with translation MTSISLARSYFLKARKRLRALEILFDEEAYSDVVREAQELVELALKGMLRFIGIEPPKQHDVGPLLLQYRDRLPPSVGAGAERLAEISHRLRKEREFAFYGDEDFIPTDEYTREQAAEAVEDARWVVGLLDPFPARDPQA, from the coding sequence GTGACGAGCATCTCGCTCGCGCGGAGCTACTTCCTGAAGGCCCGCAAGCGCCTGCGGGCGCTCGAAATCCTCTTCGACGAGGAGGCGTACTCGGACGTTGTCCGCGAGGCCCAGGAGCTGGTGGAGCTCGCGCTCAAGGGGATGCTCCGCTTCATCGGCATCGAGCCTCCGAAGCAACACGACGTGGGGCCTCTGCTGCTCCAGTACCGCGATCGCCTCCCGCCCTCCGTCGGAGCAGGGGCCGAACGCCTCGCGGAGATCTCCCACCGGCTCCGCAAGGAACGCGAGTTCGCGTTCTACGGTGATGAGGACTTCATTCCGACTGACGAGTACACGCGCGAGCAGGCTGCGGAGGCCGTGGAGGACGCGCGTTGGGTGGTCGGTCTCCTCGACCCGTTTCCGGCGCGGGACCCGCAAGCATGA
- a CDS encoding nucleotidyltransferase domain-containing protein, which produces MVFGKESYRDARTSSNRAASESSLRRRAPVPPSSRVVASRRMIDQVAAALTPDHPFVGAVRDQVRHVYGERLVSLALFGSVARRTARPGSDLDLFLVIEGLPHGRRARLETFDPVERSLATRMEALARAGVMVELSPVLRTPEDLRTPSPLLLDLTEDAVILQDEGGVLRAALEDLRQRLRRLGSRRIWVGTRWYWDLKPDYRRGEIIRL; this is translated from the coding sequence ATGGTGTTCGGCAAAGAGTCGTATCGCGACGCACGGACGTCGAGCAACCGAGCGGCCTCAGAAAGCTCGCTGAGGCGCCGCGCGCCTGTACCACCGAGCTCACGCGTGGTAGCGTCCCGACGGATGATCGACCAGGTCGCTGCCGCTCTGACGCCGGATCACCCCTTCGTGGGGGCCGTCCGGGATCAGGTGCGGCACGTATACGGCGAACGCCTCGTCTCCCTTGCGCTGTTCGGCTCGGTGGCGCGGCGGACTGCTCGACCGGGCTCGGACCTGGACCTCTTCCTCGTGATCGAGGGCCTGCCGCACGGGCGGCGCGCCCGGCTCGAGACCTTCGACCCCGTCGAGCGCAGCCTCGCGACCCGGATGGAGGCGCTCGCGCGGGCTGGGGTCATGGTCGAGCTGTCGCCCGTGCTGCGCACGCCGGAGGATCTCCGAACTCCGAGCCCCCTCCTGCTCGACCTGACCGAGGACGCGGTGATCCTACAGGACGAGGGTGGCGTGCTGCGGGCGGCCCTCGAGGATCTGCGGCAACGTCTCCGCCGGCTCGGCTCGCGCCGCATCTGGGTCGGGACTCGTTGGTACTGGGACCTGAAGCCCGACTATCGCCGAGGGGAGATCATCCGTCTGTGA
- a CDS encoding Zn-ribbon domain-containing OB-fold protein — protein sequence MAEPRSYKKPLPRVDEESRGYWEALARHELYFQRCRDCGAARFYPRALCPACLSSATEWVRASGRGTVYTFTVTHQNQTPGFREELPYVLAMVELAEGPRLLTNLVGCAPDDVRIGMPVEVVFEDVTAEITLAKFRPV from the coding sequence ATGGCGGAGCCGAGGTCCTACAAGAAGCCGCTGCCGCGCGTCGACGAGGAGTCGCGCGGCTACTGGGAGGCGCTCGCGCGGCACGAGCTCTACTTCCAGCGCTGCCGCGATTGTGGCGCGGCACGCTTCTATCCTCGCGCGCTCTGCCCCGCGTGCCTGTCGTCGGCGACCGAGTGGGTGAGGGCGAGCGGCCGCGGCACGGTCTACACGTTCACCGTCACGCACCAGAACCAGACGCCGGGATTTCGCGAGGAGCTCCCCTACGTGCTCGCCATGGTCGAGCTCGCGGAAGGTCCGAGGCTCCTCACCAACCTCGTCGGCTGCGCGCCGGACGACGTCCGCATCGGCATGCCGGTCGAGGTCGTGTTCGAGGACGTGACGGCCGAGATCACGCTCGCGAAGTTCCGGCCGGTGTGA